From the Ipomoea triloba cultivar NCNSP0323 chromosome 8, ASM357664v1 genome, the window ggtggtgctAGTGACCTTGTCTCTTGTTAGTCCGTTGAGCGTTTTTCACATCCCTAGTACCCTAGAAAATCAAGAGTTGCATGTGTGGTAGACTAGTCCCAATCCTTCTTTCCTAAAATTGTTCACAACACCTTTTGTTTTAAGGGTTTGATATATTCTTAGAATGACATACACAAACCTTTCGATGGGACTAGCTTTTGAAATCTAGGAACTCTTGTGTCTAATTCCTTGTCTACCAAATCCTTTTCTACCATTCCTTgagacgatactcgggaacttcttcccgttttattcacctacactctttccacctcccgcgaaaactacacccctCACCGAGCCTTGGTCTTTCTTTAGACTTTCCGTCCTGAAAAATGGCAACAAAGTACCTCTGCCTGTTCTCGACAACAAATTCCCTAACCGCGCTTTTCTTCCTCCTCAAATAGCCACAAGTATTCGACTTAGCGAGAGCGAGTTGCAAAGGATATTTCCCACTGCGCTTTCCATTCCTTCCACCAAGGCCTTTATGGACATGAGCCTTCGCCATTGTGATGCTCCCGCGGTGAAGGGAGAGAGGCGTAGCTGTCTAAAAACCCTGGAGGACATAATTGAGTTCTCGAGGGAAAGTTTAGGCCGCAAACATCTGGTGGCTTTGGCATCAGAGAATACAAAAGGCCTGGGGAATCAAGTGGTCATGGTTAGGAATTTTACTAAACCTTACAAGACCGAAAAGATTGTTGCCTGCCATGAGTTGTTCTTCCCCTTTTCCACCTATTATTGCCATAAGTTATCATTAGTAGAAGTCTATGCTGTGGATGTTATTAATCCAAAGAAGAGAGGTGGAATTGATAAGCTCTTCGCAATTTGTCATATGGATACTTCGCCATGGACACCAACTCATGTCGCCTTCAAACTACTCAAGACATCTCCTGGGAAAGGAGAAGTGTGTCATTGGATTGACGAAATGGACCTACTTTGGGTTGGTTATGACTAGATGCACGAAAgcaaataagaaaaattaagaattaagcTAAATAAGATCCATGAAATAAATTTGGTGTTTGATTAAGAATTTCTCCGTTCGTTCGTGAAGTATTATTTGTAATGTAAGTGTTTGCTTGTAGTTTATCAATGTTTTATCAAATGTTTCAGTGTGCCAAACCATGCATGTAAACATGGATAtgtattacaattaatttatattttgtttacaatttttaatgttgttttAGTGCAATGAAGTTATGAAGTGAGTTTGATTTATTAATATCTCGCCTATATAAAAGTACACATATGATGTAAATGTGATTAAATAGAatgcatatatttttttcaaaacagaattagtaaaaaatatttttttaaagttttatttacaaatacatgtttatagttttaatatttatacattattcACACTCTTTGTATTCTATATCCTGTTTTCCAACTTTCCATTTTCCTACTTACGTACCTAGTCTATCATTAAGCTTTGTATTGGAGTTTCCATATCAAATGACAAGAAATCATGTTTAATGTAGTCCGTTTTCCCTCAAAATCCCTCTTGATTCACTAAATTATGTTTAACCTCGTGGACAAGCTTTATAGAATTATTCTGTTCAATTAGATCCCTTACCTAAATTAGAGTGGTGctttataaacataaatgagcagtccaactatcagcttaggcttttagttagATGAAatacatgattcaatttggtatcaaagccacccaaaggtcatgggttcgaaacTCTGCGCCAGCCGTAATCCTAGACATACAAAGACTGACATTAATTACTGAGGACTATGGACTATGAGGACAAATCCTAGACATTAAGCCTGCacacgtttatatatatatgcccttgcATGTGCACATGAGGACACATATTAAAGGACTGACATTAATTACAATAGATTAGATGGTTGTGATTTGTCCAATCCGTAATTATAATTACGGAAGGATTGCAATTAACAAACTTAGCTTAAAAAAAGGTGTATAATTATACTACATAATCCTAGGCTAAGAAAGAACTTCTCGTGTGAAGGCATTCAGCAATCGACGACATGTGTATGGCaaattcaacttttaaatttccATGAGTTTTGTGTGAAGCAGGTTTGTAGAATTGTTTAACAATGGCACACCACATACTATCATAAAGCACACGATATCCTTGCACATAGCACACGAAATGTAAAAGAATGACACACAACATCCTAACAATTGCAGAGTGATATCATGagttttcaatttaaaaaattcatattataattattgctttatttattatcattctaaaaattataatttgctTTTATAATTActactatttaaatttaaattaagcaTGTCaaaatttactttaatttataaggTGAATCATGATAGTATATTGTGTGACATTGTTGAAAAATTAGAAgcacaaattaaaattgtggTACACGTAAATAGCAGAACTTTTTTCATCAAGACTTGTTTATGAGAAGAAAGATCTAAATAGGTTAAAGGTCAATAAGAACGTATAGAATGGTGATGATATCACTCTACGGTTGTTAGAATGTCGTGTGccattcaatttgtttacatttCGTGTGCCATGAGTGAGGATATCGTGTGAATCATTATAGTATATGGTGTACCATTGTTAAAAAATTCTACAAACCCGTAGGACACATAAATTTTTGttaagtttaaaaaattcatattataattattgttttgtttgttatcattctaaaaaattataattgtaattaattacTACTATTTACATTTGAATTAAGCATAtcaaaatttgatttaatttaaaaggAGGAATCTTTGGGAGAAAACGGTGCTAATGAAATGAAGATTAGATTGAGAGTGTAGGGAGAGGGTAAATGGCGTGAGTAGCAAGTGTGGGAAGAGAGAGAGGACTAGTCTTGCATAAAGGGTAACCTTCTATTTATATACTCATGTGCGCGCGCGCACATATATAACTTAACTTTCTTAgcccaacatatatatatatatatatatatatatggtcatagtCAGGTGTAACCGCCCCTTAACGTGCAGTcagtgcggcctcaccactatgtatacaaatatacaccactcaatgttacaaaatgcATCACACAAATATGAATCATTaagtacacatcaccaaaaaacacaccactaggtatgcaaatatacaccacacagtgttagcaaatgcaccattaggggcagaggagttatggtgcattattttggttgtgtggtgtgttttatggtgtttttgtgtattttcattgtggtgcgttttctaacattgagtggtgtgaaccgcaccgaccgcacgggaaggcgcagcCACATTtaaacagatatatatatatatatatatatacacacacactaggTTAAAAGATATTTTACGATAAGGTTAAATGGGCTTTTTTATAGGTATAGAATCAATATAATTCCATCATAGTCTTGAATTAAGATATTAGATATGGGctagtatacatatataatctTTACTTTAAAAGTTGGgctcctttaaaaaaatattttactaattatTCTTTGTTATGAAATTAGACTAGTTGGAAAtaattttcattggaaaataattaattaaaataaatttcgGGTTAGGATTTTACGAGGTGTCACAATTTATTCAATGGATGGCTCAAATTCTTAACCCAATTCTCATTGTAGCCAAGAATTCTCCAAATAGATGCAAAtgacactactacagaaataacATATAACGTCTCACATATAGCGTTGGTTATTTCAAAACTGATGTTAaatgtcaataaaataaataaaaaataatatatattattttttacgttggttatttaattttttaaaagggtTGAGAGTTTAACGTCGGTTCAATATGGAACCGACGTTATTTGCtcatctatttaaaaaaataaaaaaataaataaataaagaattacaTATACAACGTCGCTTCCTTCTAGGAACCGACATTAtatgtctttttttaaaaaaaattgatattaaaaaacaaaaataataatagatatAACGttggtttaaaatttttaaaatggacttAAATACAAACAAAGAGTGGGTGGCACGACCatgtgatgttgtagttttagTGGTGGTGGAAAGGTGTAAACGGAGAATAAATTTCCCGAGTGTTGTTCtctaaggatgacaaattgaagTCAAGTCAAGTGCATGGCATTAAGGAGGTTTGTCattaagagttacaagaattaaccaaagcaaaagaaatcatggaaAGGTATTAGTTTCAAGGAACAACTATCTATGGCAAAAGAGTAAACAAGGAGGTGGATGCCTTCACTAGTTCTTATGCATGTGGTTCATTTAGGCTAGAATGGAATGATGCAAATGGTGCTTCACTCAAGGAAGTTAAAGGTAAAATCACCAAGagacgtcacacttggactcccatttTCTCATTCGGTTgtgcattttatcaaacactttgtctaccactcttttcggatctcgtcctttcggactaagagcgggaATGTGGATGATCaagactctctctctctctgcgtcgggtatgaagaagaagaagacagacAAGTCTCTCTCTCCTGTTCGGCTATGCTCACGCGAAAGAAGAAGACAGGCAAGTAGCTCTCCTCTTCTACCTTGATATAAGGTACGTAACCTTACtattaaattatcattattataattattattattattactaattactaattatcattatatataaatacaacataaatatataaattataattgatcACAAATAGAGAAAATCACTCAACTCACAATTAAAATAAGATTACTTACTAGAACAAAACACTaccacatattttttttttcttttcaaaacaatCACAATACTAGCAAGGTTTGAGCCCTAGACCTCATACTCAACATCAAAGTCCCAAACGAATAACAAaatatagattttaaaaaaaataatttgtgtgTTGCCCAGATTCAAACCAAAGACCTTCTATAGACATCTCAAGACTTAGTCTAATGAACCAAATCAACTCTTGTTaactatttttgaaataaatatatatatacatatacgtttGCAAATATGTTTtgtcataaataaaaattttcaaaaattcttttaggcaaaaatatgtcaaaaataataataatattttctttaaaatacttacaaaatttcggGTTGTTACATACACACGcatgcacacacaaaatcaagtagtACACTCATTCATCATGATTCCAAAAATATGAGCGTCAAAATGAACAGGTGCAAAATGGATTGGAAACTGTTGATGAAATTGAACAAATTGCGGCATCAATATTTGGACTACCTGCAAAGTCAttattgttactatcaagtaaacaagttttttATATCAGACATGAGGGTTGGTTCCACCACTCTGCGCAAAGTCACGACGTGCGCTAAGTCCTCGAGGTAAGCTTCCTCGCTCACAAGGGGGCAAACATCTACTATCTTCCTCTCATCATTCTGCATAGCTCCAAATGCTGCGAGGCGGTCGGCCACTCTGTTCTGTTCCCTATAGATCACTCGAAAAGAAACCTTCCAATCTCTGGTGAGCCACCATCTGATCTCGTCAATGCATTGGCGGATGGGTCCTCGACCATCCAAGTCTTCTTGAATCCACTGGATTATAGTTTTGGCGTCCGATTGAACCTCTAAGTCACGAACGCCTCTTTTCCATGCCCAGTCTAAACATTCCACAATAGCTCTTGCTTCCACAATAGCTGGATCCGCATAAGATGTTCTACACATGATGCCTCCAACCCACTCTCCCCTCGCGTTCCACATGACACCGCCTATTCCAGCCTTTTGGATCCCAGACTTAACACTCCCGTCAATGTTAAGCGTGAAGCAGTGATCCGTAGAAGCCCTCCATTTAAGCCAAGTAGTTCTGGTCCTTCTCTCCGTGGTGCTGCTGGTTTTGACGCGAGCAAAGGCAGTAGCAGTCTCATGAACAGCTTCCTTTATCCAGCTTATCTTGTGTTGTGTCGTCACTCCTCTATCGTTAAAGATTTTGTCACACCGCCATCTCCAAATCCACCAGACGATGATGGCAAAACGGTTGGGCCAATCGGTATCTCCAGGCTCCCCATGGTCATTGTTAATATTGTCCATAATCCAGTCCTTGAACTGTAAGCgtctccatcttcttcttctcgtcGCACCTGCAAAAGCCCTCCAGAGTTCCATGGCCTTCTCGCAGCTCCATAGAATATGTGCAGTTGTTTCCGCCACCCTGGGGCACTCCACACATCCATCATCCAAAGTGAGACCTCTTCTCTTTCTCTCCACATTCCCCATGACACGATCATGCATGGCGGTCCATAAGAAAGTCTTGATTTTGTTAGGGACCTTTAGTCTCCAGAGTTTGTTCCAAAATCTTTCCTGAACGTTGGTCTCAAGAGCATGAGTTAAAAGAAACGCAGAGTTAACAGAGAAATTACCTGACGCCTCCTTCTTCCAGTAGCTTTCATCGTTTCCTTCTCCCTCTTGCACCGTCGTAACCTCCAGCTTTTGTTTTATCTCTAGCGGCATCGGTGGCATGATTTCCCACTTCCATCTCCCATCgttgtgccaataatcacagACCTTATCTTCATAGTTGTGCATATTCATGTGATTAGGGAGGATGTCAGCGAGAGGTTCCTCGTGAATCCAAGCATCCGTCCAGAAGCAAGTAGCTTTGCCATTTCTAACCTGATTTCTAATTCCCTTTCGAACGATGGCCGTAGCAGCTATAATTCCTCTCCATGCATTCGAGCAAGGCCGCTTCGGGCATAGGGCTTCAAGTCCTACTTTTCCATGCGCGTACTTCTCCTTAAGGATTTCAACCCAAAGACTTTCCGTATTGGTGGCGACTTGCCATCCAAGTTTAGCCATGAAAGCCATGTTCATATCCCTTGCAGATCTAATTCCTAGGCCTCCCGCACTTTTCGGTTTCGTGACATTTTCCCAGCACACAAGGTGGCACTTCCGGACCTCTGGGGTGCCTCCCCAAATAAAACGACGAATGCGTTTGTCAATCTCCTCCCAAACACCAACTGGCATGAAGATTGTTTGCATGCCATAATAAGGGATAGTTTGGAGGACCGACTGTGCCAGAATTTGTCTCCCAGCTAGCATGAGGAATTTAGTTTTCCAGCCATTAAGTCTATCATCCATTTTATCCAACATCGGAGAGAACAGGTTGTTAGTAACTCTGCCGTGGAACGTGGGTACCCCGAGATACTTACCAAGGTTGGTGGATGCCGGGATGCCGGCAATGTCAGAGATCTTACGAGCTTCTTCCCTATCCACGTTcttggaaaaataaatttgtgatTTATTCAGGCTTACTTTCTGGCCCAAGGCCTTGCTAAACCGTTCTAGGCACTGTGCAATGGTAGTGATTTGTTCCTGCGAAGCCTCAGCAAACAACACAAGATCGTCAGCGAAAAACAGATGGGTGAGATTAGGGCCGTACCTGGATAGCCGCACACCTTTCCATCTTCCTTGAGCAACCTCGGCTTTAATTGTCTGACTAAGGCGTTCCATGCATAGAACGAACAAATAGGGAGATATGGCATCGCCCTGACGGATGCCCCGAGAGGGCATGATCGGGTCTAGTTGTCTTCCTTTCCATAAAATGCTCAATCTAGGGGACTCAACGCATGCCATGATGTTCCTAACCCACTCATTGGTCATCCCCACATCCGTGAGAGTGTCCCGGATAAAATCCCAGTTAAGCCTATCATATGCTTTTTCAAGGTCAATTTTGAGGGCCATGATGCCTTTCTTTCCTTGTTTTGTGCGCATAGTGTGAACAACTTCTTGGTAGATCAAGATATTGTCTGTGATCTGCCTGCCTGGAACAAAACTGCTTTGTTCTTGTCCAATCAACTTCCTCAAGATCGGTTTAATACGGTTGGTCATTGCTTTTGTAATGATTTTATAAATCACATTACATAAGCTGATCGGCCTATATTGACTAGCACTGGTGGGGCAACTATTTTTAGGAATAAGGGCAATTAAAGTATCGTTAATGCCATCCTCGAGTTTTCCAGTCCTCAAAAATAGGTCAACTTGCTTGAAGACTGATTTTCCTACTACTGGCCATGCCTTCTGGTAGAAGGACGCATGGAAACCATCCGGACCCGGGGCTTTCAGAGGGCTCATATCAAATAAAGCTGTATTGACCTCTTCACTAGAGAAAGGCCTATTAAACGACATCCAATCCTCTGCACAGAGAGAGGGGAATTTTCCTTTCACAATACAAGTGGTGTCAACTTCAACATCCTTAGTGAATATTCCAGTGAAGTATATTTGGATGGCCACTTCAATTTGATGATCATCGGTCATGGGGTTTCCCTCCTCATTCAGGAAATTATGACTCTGTTTTTTAGCTTTTTTGCTCCTGACAGCCGCGTGGTAGAATTTGGTGTTTCTGTCACCTGAAGCAATTCACTCCTCCCTTGCTTGTTGGAACCAAAGGATCTCTTCTTGGTGTAGGACATCTTCTAATTCTTTTCGAATTTTTCTTTCCAGCTTGATGAGTCCAGCATGATTTGCATGATGTAATTGCCTTTGGATCCCGTCCAGACGCCTTAAAAGGTTGTTTTTCCTGTGGTGTATGTTACCAAATACATTACGGTTCCACTGTTTAAAAGTGGTCGCCATGTGTTCTCTGTTATTCCATACTGTATCATCCATGCGCCAGTTGTTCTTAATTAGATCTAAGAACGAGTGGTGAGAGGCCCAGGCACCCTGAAACATGAAGTTATGCTGCCTTTTGCTGTTATTAGTATCGAGATCAATAAGAATAGGACAATGATCCGAGGCAATGGTCGTAAGATGGACCACCCTCGTCTCACACATCCTTTCCACCCAATCCATGGAGCAAAGAGCACGGTCAAGTCTGGCACCTTTAAAGGTTCCTTCCTCCCTTCCCCGTCTCCACGTGAACTTCTGCCCCATGAAACCGAGATCAACCAGAGCTTCAGTGAAAATCCAATTTTTGAAGTCCCCATTCCTGTGATGTCCTGAGTTGTTGGGGTTTGAGGACTCTTCGCTATTAACAATAGCATTAAAGTCTCCTGCAATCAACCAGGGGTGATCAACCTGGACCTTATTTCTTGATAAAGAATTCCAAAGCCGTCGACGGAGCTGAAGGGACGGGCTACCGTAAACTACCGAGAAATTCCACATCCGCCCTGTAGGTTCCGTGACCGTCATGTGTACGAACTGAGGGTGAAAGTTGAGAATATCAATCTGCAGAGTACCCGACCACATAATCCAAATACCTCCACTATAGCCGATGGCTTCAACTCTAGCCCATTTTTCAAAACCAATTTTAACGCATATACTATTCGCATTTTCACCTGAGACCTTGGTTTCAACAAGGCAGAAAATGCTTGGTTGGTGCTGTTTAACAAACCATTTTGCAGCTCTAATAAACCCTTTAGAAGCTGCTCCTTGACAATTCCAGGTAATAATCTTCAtggaaaaaacaaacaaagaaggAAAAGGCGAAAGACGACAACAAACAGCGAgggaaacaaagaagaaaaacacaGAAAAAAGACACAGAAACACAGCGAGAAAGGACTCACAGCTCGAGCTCCATGGCCTCACCGTCTGAAGCCACCACCTCATTTTTCTCACCCATATCTTCCATCAACTCCAGGCCCTCGAGCTGTCCGTCATCCGGTGGATCCTCGTGGTGTTCATTGAGAATCTCCGCCCCTGTCATGCATTCCCCTTCGGTCCCGGTTTCTGATTCAAAAACACGGACAGAGGTGGAGCCTGTCTTATCCCCCATGACTAATGTGTGTTCGCTGGCTGCTCCCTCTTGATTAGCTTGTGTCCCCGTTGTCTTTCTGCTTAGATTCTTCCTGCTACTTGACTCCCCTACCTCGACGTATTTCTTATGAAGACCATGTTTATTATTTCCATTAATTTGCTTCTCCGAGACTTGGGTTGTTTGTCTCTTACCTTTGGACTGGCCAGTTTTCTTTTGTCCTTGGGCTTGGGTCTCGCTTGCAGATTGGTCTCGGATTGGCTCCTCTGTTGTTTGTTCATTTTCCTCCTCAAGATTCTCAGCAAGAGACGCATACCTTGACCCTGATTGCACGCTCGTTTGATTCCCTCTGCCAGCCTCGTTCTGATCCTTCTTCCCATAATCTTTGCCACCTTGATTCTTGTTTCCCTGATTCTTGGTGTAATTCCTTTTATGTTTCGGTGCTATCATCCACGAACCGTAATCTTCCGTAACTTCCGGTCTGATTATGGTAGTTTCCATGTGTGTGTTTCTCTTACCATGCATGCCCTCCTCAGTACCGTTACCCTCACCGGAGCTGTTCTCCGGCCGGCCACCGCCATCCATATTCGACTGCTGGGTGATATCCTCCTTCCGATTCAGACTACATCCATCAACACTATGCCCGTACATCCCACACTTGAAACAAATAAGATGAAGTCCTTCATAAACAATCGGCCGCACCCTGTTCTTCAAAGTGAACTTAGCCAACAGAGGTTTTGTGATGTCTACCTCTACACACACCCTAGCAAAACTTGCCCTCGAGACCAGGCTCGTTGCAGTATCTATGTTTATTGGCCTTCCTACTTTCTCCCCCACACGCAGTAGGAACTGACGGTCGAAGTATTCTGATGGAAGGCATGGGAATCTAATCCACACGATCATGCTTTCAGTCTTGGCTGTGAACGGGTCGAAATTTGGCATCCACTCTTTTACTATGAGATAGTGATCTAACACCATCCAGGGTCCTCCATACTTCGCAAATTCATAATTGTCAATGGACGCAAATTTCACCAAAAAATACCCATTATCAACAGTCACCAACTCCATCCTTGCCTTTGGTTTCCACAGCGATGTGAGTCTCCTTAGTAGGTAGCCATAGCCAACGTTTCTACCCATCACCTTCACTATTAAGGTTTGCTTCCACTTGCTACGCAGTCGGACCTTTTCCTCCCTTGTTACTCTGATAATCGGACAGTGTGGATCAACATCATCATCAGCCTCTTCCTCATCATCAGACACCAAGTCTATCTCCTTCACCACCCGTTGTTCGGTATGCCCAGATTCATTTGCCACAACTTGTTTAAAAGAGAGCGTACCTGCTGGTGCCACCATTCCCGTAGCTGCCGTTTGCGGTATCGCCTCTCCCATTGGTGATTCCGTTGACGTTTTCGTCTTCTTTGTGCTTCTATCGAGTTGATCTTGCTCTTCGCTATTGAGACACGTCGGAGGGGTCTCGCCGGACATTGCCAGAGAGTTTTCCAGAGAGCGTTTTTCAATACGtaatatcaagtaaacaagttaattataaactagaacaaaatgtactGCTCATTAACCTTTacaaatatactaaatattaatattttgttcaatactttcataTGAGAATATACGACACACTTCTCACAATACATGAAACTtgtacgacacacatctcacaacacatgaaactTCTTGTAGGAAAAACTACCACTGCCAAATATCAATATGCACTTGCAACATCAAGAgtttatagtacaactaagattctaattatatatacaaacacaacgaggCAAATCCACAGCTTTCTACattataatctcattgcatggcgTTGCCCTCTATACTACCACCAATAACCTAATTGCACACGACACAttaccaataattttttttttaaaaaacagcACTGAAGATGATGACAATGAC encodes:
- the LOC116026937 gene encoding polygalacturonase-1 non-catalytic subunit beta-like, with product MSLRHCDAPAVKGERRSCLKTLEDIIEFSRESLGRKHLVALASENTKGLGNQVVMVRNFTKPYKTEKIVACHELFFPFSTYYCHKLSLVEVYAVDVINPKKRGGIDKLFAICHMDTSPWTPTHVAFKLLKTSPGKGEVCHWIDEMDLLWVGYD
- the LOC116026939 gene encoding uncharacterized protein LOC116026939: MKIITWNCQGAASKGFIRAAKWFVKQHQPSIFCLVETKVSGENANSICVKIGFEKWARVEAIGYSGGIWIMWSGTLQIDILNFHPQFVHMTVTEPTGRMWNFSVVYGSPSLQLRRRLWNSLSRNKVQVDHPWLIAGDFNAIVNSEESSNPNNSGHHRNGDFKNWIFTEALVDLGFMGQKFTWRRGREEGTFKGARLDRALCSMDWVERMCETRVVHLTTIASDHCPILIDLDTNNSKRQHNFMFQGAWASHHSFLDLIKNNWRMDDTVWNNREHMATTFKQWNRNVFGNIHHRKNNLLRRLDGIQRQLHHANHAGLIKLERKIRKELEDVLHQEEILWFQQAREE
- the LOC116026940 gene encoding uncharacterized protein LOC116026940 translates to MSGETPPTCLNSEEQDQLDRSTKKTKTSTESPMGEAIPQTAATGMVAPAGTLSFKQVVANESGHTEQRVVKEIDLVSDDEEEADDDVDPHCPIIRVTREEKVRLRSKWKQTLIVKVMGRNVGYGYLLRRLTSLWKPKARMELVTVDNGYFLVKFASIDNYEFAKYGGPWMVLDHYLIVKEWMPNFDPFTAKTESMIVWIRFPCLPSEYFDRQFLLRVGEKVGRPINIDTATSLVSRASFARVCVEVDITKPLLAKFTLKNRVRPIVYEGLHLICFKCGMYGHSVDGCSLNRKEDITQQSNMDGGGRPENSSGEGNGTEEGMHGKRNTHMETTIIRPEVTEDYGSWMIAPKHKRNYTKNQGNKNQGGKDYGKKDQNEAGRGNQTSVQSGSRYASLAENLEEENEQTTEEPIRDQSASETQAQGQKKTGQSKGKRQTTQVSEKQINGNNKHGLHKKYVEVGESSSRKNLSRKTTGTQANQEGAASEHTLVMGDKTGSTSVRVFESETGTEGECMTGAEILNEHHEDPPDDGQLEGLELMEDMGEKNEVVASDGEAMELEL